The Bdellovibrionales bacterium CG10_big_fil_rev_8_21_14_0_10_45_34 sequence AACCTTTTCAGAAAGAGCATAGATAGCTTCTAATATAACTTCTGGGCGCGGAGGACAACCCGGTACAAACGCATCTACAGAAATCTTTTCATCTAATCGCTGCGCCGTATTTGTTTTAAGCGCGTAGGGCGAGCCAGAAATGGCGCAAGCCCCAACCGCTATGACCCACTTTTCCCCTGCCAAAAGACAGTAAGCGCGCTCCGCTTCTTTAAGAGCGCTTTCAGATAGATAACCTGCACAGATCATAAGATTGGCAAGCGCTGGGTCGCTAACAGGAGCTAAGACTCCCAACCTTTCCCAATCGTAAGTCGCCGTAGCCAATAATTCGACTTCATTTCTACAACATCCGCCCACTATGAGATAGGGCCGATAGGTGCCAACTTTTAAACTCTTTCGCATTTGCGATCTTAGGTCGCTTTGCAAATTTAGATTCCTTCTGAGTGGCGCTCTTTATCGTCGAGTACGGTTTGAATTCCACCCTTTAGCTGTGGGCGATAGGCAAGATAGTCAATTCCGTGAACAAAACCTGATCCATTGATACCGGCACTTTGCCACTCTGGGCCCATCCGAACAGCATCAACCGGGCAAGCCTCTTCACAATAACCACAAAAAACACAGCGAAGAACATCTATCTCATAGCTAATCGGGTATTTTTCTACAGATGGATCAGGATGTTGAGAAGCTACGATCGTGATACAGTCTGCTGGACAGTTGGTTGCACAAAGCATGCAAGCCGTACATCTGAGACTTCCGTCCTTTTTCACAGTAAGTACATGGTTGCCTTTGAACCGAGGACCATACTCGTACTTCTCTTCAGGGTAATTGAGTGTTTGCATTTTCTTAGGGTTCGCAAGATTTTTTAGGAGATGACCTAAAGTTATTCCCAACCCTTTAAATATTCCTGGCAAATACCACTTCGAAGCAGCGCCAGGTCTTTTTACAACGCTCATACAATGCTCCCAGCCATGTTGTAGGCCTCGCCTTTAGAGATCACCTTTGTATCAATAGATAGCTCTTTACCAGATAAAAGCGCCGACGCCTCGTTCAAAGTTAAGGCTGACGAGACGATAGTCACACCTTTTTTAATGTTCTGGGAAACACCCGCGTGATTTACAAAGGTTCCCGATTTTTCTACGTAGGATTTCATCGGTATACTGATAGTCATTTTTTCTAGGCTTGGATGCTTAGAGCTTCCCATCCAAACTGAGAGGGACACTTTTGCGAATAGCTCGAGCTTTTCCCCCAAGTCCGGATACACCTCTAAGTTTTCAGGACCCGCAACAACGATAGCCTTGATGCTTCCGTTCTCTATATTTTCAACAAGATCTTTCCACGTTTTGTTCAAACCCTTTTGCTCTAGCGCCCGAAGAAGTCCAACTGTGTTGGGGTTTCTATCTCCTCTTAAAAGGATTCCGTCAAAGCTATCGAAAGTCTCTTGATTGTTGATCCAGTGGTAAACGTGGCTCTTCGAAAAAGTTGTTGTGAAATCACTTAGGCAAGCGTCGTACTCTTCAGAAAAATACTGCCCGGTCAGAACGAGAGCCACGGAGTCAGCGCCATGTTGCTTTTTAATATCACCGAGCTGCTGTGCGGCTATTTTTGCCATCTGACCTGCGGATGTCACCTTCACACCGCCCTCTCGCAAACTTGCTTGAGTTAGTCGGCTTTCTAAATTGATAAATTTGTAAATGTCTCGGCCTTTGTCACACATC is a genomic window containing:
- a CDS encoding NADH-quinone oxidoreductase subunit I encodes the protein MSVVKRPGAASKWYLPGIFKGLGITLGHLLKNLANPKKMQTLNYPEEKYEYGPRFKGNHVLTVKKDGSLRCTACMLCATNCPADCITIVASQHPDPSVEKYPISYEIDVLRCVFCGYCEEACPVDAVRMGPEWQSAGINGSGFVHGIDYLAYRPQLKGGIQTVLDDKERHSEGI
- a CDS encoding NADH dehydrogenase subunit; the encoded protein is MLKCTINGKQLEVKPGTTIIQAYQQVEENIAHYCWHPGLSVAGVCRMCFVEIEGNPRLQLACNTPITDGMVVNNTSKKVEESVQWVLEFHLINHPLDCPICDQAGECGLQEYYMKHGQYDPGMGEKKVKKRKVVDLGERVVLDTERCILCSRCVRFTDEVTKTHELGIFNRGDHSEIATHADAPLNNNYSLNTVDICPVGALTSKDFRFRQRVWFLKDFESVCSGCSTGCNTRVYYNENGLYRVKPVYNESVNGYWMCDKGRDIYKFINLESRLTQASLREGGVKVTSAGQMAKIAAQQLGDIKKQHGADSVALVLTGQYFSEEYDACLSDFTTTFSKSHVYHWINNQETFDSFDGILLRGDRNPNTVGLLRALEQKGLNKTWKDLVENIENGSIKAIVVAGPENLEVYPDLGEKLELFAKVSLSVWMGSSKHPSLEKMTISIPMKSYVEKSGTFVNHAGVSQNIKKGVTIVSSALTLNEASALLSGKELSIDTKVISKGEAYNMAGSIV